The genome window GGTTAGAAATGAGGCTACAGTTTGCATAGATGTCCAATGGAGGGACCAGCCCCATTTCTCTTTCGCTGATTGTATTACCTCCCGGGGAACTGGGTATTAGTGTCCGCTGGAAGCGTTGATGTAGACCCTAGCACGGAGCACAGTAAAGCATTGCtcaccacagatgtgttggttgTATGCTTCTTTTGCGAATTTTTGCAGACAGTAGAGTGTGGTGCCTCCAGTGTTGGTTACCAGTCAGTCTTCATCTTCCTACAAAGAtttcgcttccttgcgtccaatttctATAGAAATTACCGCTtccatgttctcattcccaaggAGCTGTCGCCGACTGTGAGCCTATCCAGATTTATGGGTCCGGACCGCTTACcttcattttcacataccggcgtttgACCAGTACCATCCACGTCACCTTCTTCTACTGTTCCTGGTAAGGGTGAAGCAGAAAACAGAATTCAGTCTGTAGTCCCATTTCCTTAGTgggtgaagtttccttctgtcgagCTCTCCTATTCCGCTTAGGAGTAGATAAGGCAGTAGTACCGCCGACGGTTCGACTGTGGTCGGATTTGCAGTTTCCCTCAAGGTGAAATTTGCCGTACTTGCTTAATgtgccgtaggcactaaatgcaaactttgggTTTGAGGGGGTCTCCTTATTCCGCGTCTCGGCCACGACCTGGTTCCTCATAATCGTGGTTGGTTTCGAAGTCtacgacttcttaccacttcggGAGCTCAAATCAAAAGATTACATAATGTTGTGGACACCCTAACTATAATGCACGCTCCACCAGGTATGTTACACTTAAGGTTCGCGCCGCCCCAACAAAATTCTATATTTTGATCATGCATTGCTCGAATATGTATAGCAACTCATTGGCAGCGATTGAGGCTCAACTATAAGATATAAGTTGGCTACGGATCGGGCATATGACCGCTACCGCATTCAATATAGGCTTTAGGAGCGTTTGCCGTGCATGGCTGTCGGtactttttttatggtttttagtCCTTGCCAACCTGTATTCATGAATAATTGATTTGATTACAGTTTTTGCGAACGACTATTCTGCAGTTGGTACAGAATACAAGTTTCCCTTCGAAATGGACCAAGATAAAGTCATTGAAGAACTTACCGCAGAATTGAAAAAACTGACAGAGGAGTCAATTCGATTGGAAAaacaattacagcactgtgaaAGAGAGTTAGCACAACAAGACCGAGACCAAGATGACTTATATGAAACGCTTCACAAAATGCAGTTGGAGGCAGCCAGGGCGCGTAATTATGCCATTCAACAAAGACTAGATCAAACAACGGCAGAATATAATGAAATGAGGAAGCAGCTTAAAATCTTCTGCAATGAGGCAGGCTTCAACAAAGGTCCAAAACCTCCAAGGCAGGAAGAAGTTGATTATAACTTTTGTAAAGCTAACCGTGAAGATGAGAGGTGCAAAACACCTGAGCACGTAACCCCATCTTACTGCAAATTACGCCCAGATAAAAGATGCGAAAAAACTATTTCTTTCTGTAAAAGAGCATTTGATGATGACAGTAGATGTCAGCTGCTTGACTATGTattctgtaaaacaaagccaGAGCATGAGAAATGCATCGCAGGTGAAAATATAACTAAAAGTTTCTGCAAACTGCGCGAACATCCCCTATGCAAAGCGACCGATTTTTATTGCAAAAGATTCAAAGGATATGATCCCAGGTGTGCATCTGACGCACATCTGGTCAATCATCTATTTTGCAGAACCAATAAAACTCATCCACTGTGCAAAACACCGGAGATAGTCACTTCCAGTTATTGTAAAAGGCGTGAAAACGCAAAGTGCAAGATAACAAAATCGTATTGTGAAAGATTCGTCGGGTATGATGAAAGGTGCAAACAAGAACCAGATGGTCCTCCCAAACCAGATGGCCCTCCCAAACCAGATGGCCCTCCCAAACCAGATGGCCCTCCCAAACCAGATGGCCCTCCCAAACCAGATGGCCCTCCCAAACCAGATGGCCCTCCCAAACCAGATGGCCCTCCCAAACCGGATGGTCCTCCCAAACCGGTTAATCCTTCCAAACCGATTGGTCCTCCCAAACCCGGTGAATCTGGGAAAGATGAAGGAACATTTAAAGTTTCCTATTTTCTGGAAACAACAGCAAATGGTTGTTCTTGCCAACGGTGCAAGGAAAACGAAAATGAAATGGCTGAATCTTATCAAAGAAAGTTACGAACAAGGACAGGTCAAAAGGTTTTCCCTTTCGACGCAGAATCCGAACATCCTCCCTCCTCTTTTGCAGAACCTGAACATCTTCACTCCTCCTATGCAGAATCTGAACGTTCTGACCTTTCGTACGAAGAATCTGGAAAACCAGGGTATCCTGCAGATCGGAAAAGATATCAAAAGTTGAATTTTAAGTTGTGTCGAAAATATGCAGATCCCAAGTGTGCGTACAATCGTGATTGGTGGTCGCTTGACGGTTATTGTAAAATAGCATACCATCCCGACTGCATGAAGATAGCTTCGTTTTGTGCTAAATTCAAGAACAGGACGAGAGGTGTCGCGTTATAGACCACATATATTGCAAAAATCATAAGAACGATCCTCGATGCGCGTCAGCGGAAGTAACCGATAGCTACTGCAAACGACGTGCCGACAAAAAATGCAGAAGAACAACCTCCTATTGCCAAAGGTTTGCAGGAGACGACGAAAGATGTCCAAATATTGATCAGGAGTGGTGCGCGAAATATCCTGAACATGAAAAGTGCCAAGTTAGGTATCCTCCTACTCACAGTGGTTGCAGACTTCTTCCTAATCAAACTGCATGCAAGCCCACCCTCTCTTATTGCAGGAGATACTTTGCAATTGACCAAAGGTGTCGAAAAGTTAATCACACTTACTGCCTACTCAAGCCTAGTGACGAGCGCTGTAGGACACGGACGGAGGTGACAAAAAGTTATTGCAGACTTCGACCCGATTGCAGATGCCCTTTGAACGAATCTTACTGCAAAAAGTTTTGGTTTTTCGATATCAACTGTTACGTTTACCCTAAACCTCCGGAAGAGGTCCTTAATGAACCCAGTGAGCATAGTGAATACAGGAAGAAGATTTAAGCAAAATGATTTTTGTactgaattttatttgaaacgtTATGGGATAAAatccaaagtttttgaaataaaGTAGATAATATTCTCGAGATTCTGATTTGATGATTTCCATTTTGGGCGACGTTCCTTTGGAAAACGGAACTATATTACAAAAACCTACGGGGACGAAACTAAAAACTAACAAAGATACCGACTCAACCGTGGACATGTAGTCACAAAACTCAAGATGCAAGTTGCCCGATCCAGAAGCCCCACGTTCCCTATCACCTGCCTTGGTTGGTGCTTATGAATATAGACGGTGGTGTCCCTGGAATACTCGACGAGTACGTTAGTTGcggtataatatatatatggttgtcattcagcCCTTGGtagagcgcgtcaaccacacctacgtatcatcgttcgcagttacctgaaatgcgcttcaggtcCCCTACGATTTCCCGAGACCCtagcactccttctctactgctcTGCGTTAAGTGTTCTTGGGGTGACGCTCTCATCAGTCACCTTGGAAGAGCGGGTTACATTACATGTTTAGCCCACAATACAATAGTCACCCCTCTATAACTTGTGACCTACCTCCTCCCACGTCTGCTTTCTGATTACAATGTGTACAGGTGCCGGGCATGTGCATCTGAGTTCCTCGTTTGTAGAAGCATGAGCCCAACGTGCCCCGATTGAATAGCgcaaacaggtgttgacgaaggcgtGGAGCTGTGggattcactttccatgtgcatacatatatgtgtgAGCCCATACAGCaacgcagaaagaacattagcatagcagtctcaacttgattttggtgttgatataactgcatttccagattttagacagggcagcgaaagcggatctaacgctgttaatgcctcgggcaacatccagttcggtggcaCCGTGAAAAGAAAACAACGCTTCCTGgacatataaattgatcgatgaAGATGCTCTctcattaatacagatagggagagtaccaTGAGCCATCAGACTGAAACAATTGGTTTTCCAATCCAGGGCCATTAGGCCTAGGTTCATGATCCGGGAGGGAGCAAACCGATATCATCAGCGTGGTTGAGGGCTGGGTTCATGACCTACGAGGGAGCAAACAgatttcatcagcgtagttgaggcGTTTGAGAACTGCATTGAACTCCCTCATTCtcctccgaacaaggcagcatgaagaatgttatcgatactaggaagaaataatatcgatgacaacaTGCAACTCCAGCGGACCTCGGTACAGGACGTGAGATTTACCGCCATCATACATCACTCTGATGGTAGCTAGCTAGTTTCAACACCATGCCCCTCctgtgtagagcactccagatgtattccttttttacactATCGAATGCTTTTTCGAAATAGATGAAGAGCATCCATTGGGCGTTGGTGTGGTCAACGCAGGAGGATCAGGAGCGGAGACCAGCCTGCCCTTTGTCGATTAGGCTGTcgatatgttctttgatgcactcCAGAATTATCTTAGGTGTTATCTATGTGACGGCAGGTAGCACGCAGATACCATCCAATTATCACCCATTTGAATGccttgatgaccgaaatgatttctcttctatttagGGGAACAGCGCCCATCTGCATGttacatttcatccacaagagaaaaagtggGGTTCAGATGTTGGCCGTTCACTTTCTT of Hermetia illucens chromosome 4, iHerIll2.2.curated.20191125, whole genome shotgun sequence contains these proteins:
- the LOC119655982 gene encoding uncharacterized protein LOC119655982, with product MDQDKVIEELTAELKKLTEESIRLEKQLQHCERELAQQDRDQDDLYETLHKMQLEAARARNYAIQQRLDQTTAEYNEMRKQLKIFCNEAGFNKGPKPPRQEEVDYNFCKANREDERCKTPEHVTPSYCKLRPDKRCEKTISFCKRAFDDDSRCQLLDYVFCKTKPEHEKCIAGENITKSFCKLREHPLCKATDFYCKRFKGYDPRCASDAHLVNHLFCRTNKTHPLCKTPEIVTSSYCKRRENAKCKITKSYCERFVGYDERCKQEPDGPPKPDGPPKPDGPPKPDGPPKPDGPPKPDGPPKPDGPPKPDGPPKPDGPPKPVNPSKPIGPPKPGESGKDEGTFKVSYFLETTANGCSCQRCKENENEMAESYQRKLRTRTGQKVFPFDAESEHPPSSFAEPEHLHSSYAESERSDLSYEESGKPGYPADRKRYQKLNFKLCRKYADPKCAYNRDWWSLDGYCKIAYHPDCMKIASFCAKFKNRTRGVAL